CAATCAGATAATTATCCGCAATAAATTCAATCTCTCCGATTATCAAGTCGTAATACCTGTCGGCTTGTTCTTTTGACCATTTGTGAAAAGTATAAACCCAAATATCATTTAAATCGTCAATCGCTTGTTTACTTATTCGATATTGTTTTTTACTCATAAGTGTTTGCGATGTAATTCAGTCAGGTTTTGTTTTGGGTCAAAATTTTCAATAAAACCACTATTTTCACCAACTTCGAGAGCTTTAATTAGTTCTCTTTCTTTTTTTTCTTCGCGTTCCAACAAGCGTAATGCAGAACGAATAACTTCGCTCACCGAGCCATATCTACCAGAATTTACTTCTTCTCTGATAAAATCCTCAAAATGATTT
The sequence above is drawn from the Cellulophaga sp. Hel_I_12 genome and encodes:
- a CDS encoding type II toxin-antitoxin system ParD family antitoxin, whose translation is MGKNTSISLGNHFEDFIREEVNSGRYGSVSEVIRSALRLLEREEKKERELIKALEVGENSGFIENFDPKQNLTELHRKHL
- a CDS encoding type II toxin-antitoxin system RelE/ParE family toxin produces the protein MSKKQYRISKQAIDDLNDIWVYTFHKWSKEQADRYYDLIIGEIEFIADNYLIGKSVELTRKDYRVTKIKSHLIFYRKAENEIVEIVRILNQRMDIKKRLR